From Zingiber officinale cultivar Zhangliang chromosome 5B, Zo_v1.1, whole genome shotgun sequence, the proteins below share one genomic window:
- the LOC121986794 gene encoding E3 ubiquitin-protein ligase RNF4-like: protein MNTIGPSMQITKRHKKNASDDKRDLNLDLRYSTKVENLLHEETPDCKHPFPSKTSFSSGSQQNYATGWQEKNSTLASDCLHSCVVDQVARSTTQLCKSVDDGVTVLNSPCEFPKRKNKMASGRQSGAPSTSATASTNTMQTAVYCPICTNPLFQPSTTTCGHIFCLRCIKAFIQDRKKCPTCTKKLKATDVHLIYLPARSSN from the exons ATGAACACTATTGGTCCGTCAATGCAAATAACGAAGAGACACAAGAAGAATGCTTCTGATGATAAACGGGATCTTAATTTAGATCTCAGGTATTCTACAAAAGTAGAGAACCTGCTGCATGAGGAGACCCCTGATTGCAAACACCCGTTTCCTTCAAAAACATCTTTTTCCAGTGGTTCTCAGCAGAATTATGCTACTGGATGGCAGGAAAAGAATTCCACATTGGCAAGTGACTGCTTACATAGTTGTGTTGTTGATCAAGTGGCAAGATCAACAACACAACTATGTAAATCAGTGGATGATGGTGTTACAGTACTCAATTCTCCATGTGAATTTCCAAAG AGGAAGAATAAGATGGCATCTGGAAGGCAGTCTGGAGCCCCAAGCACAAGTGCCACCGCATCCACAAACACAATGCAAACCGCTGTGTACTGCCCGATTTGCACGAACCCATTGTTTCAGCCTTCAACAACGACCTGCGGCCATATCTTCTGCCTAAGATGCATAAAAGCCTTCATTCAGGATCGGAAGAAATGCCCAACGTGCACGAAGAAACTGAAAGCGACCGATGTTCATCTTATTTACCTTCCCGCAAGATCATCCAATTGA